The window CTTGTATTGCCGATTCAGGCCTAAACCCAGGAACAAGTCACAGGAGGGTGAGGCAGGGTGTGTGCGAGCTTACAGCGGACGtcagctgctctgcagtaacTGCTCCACACATAAACTAACAAGGCTGCAAGATATTCTTCAAGGGCAATCGTAGCACTCTGTATTTATTATCATTTGGACAGCTACCACAGCCTTATTTGTACATGGCAATCTGATAACAGGATCTGATCTGCAAGCAGGGCTATGGTGGGACTCTGAAGCATTATCGCATGCATGTTTTTAAACTGGCGGGCCCACTTCACATGCGAGGAGGTATTACAAGACTCTTCACTTACTTCATAAAAAGGCGCCCAACAATCAGGATAGCAAGGATCCCCATGTAAACCAGGAAAGCAAAGAGAATAGCTatgtgaaagagagaaaaacatgacTCTATAAATGACCTAACAAAACCATTCAGCAGCTGGGCTTGGCCAGGCAAGACACAAACAtgacaaaaaacccaactcacCAATCATCACACCACCTTCTCTGTGCAATACATATCCCCAGCCTGagtgccaaggaaaaaaaaaccaacacaccaaaaccccaaaacaaaagcTGGCTAGTTTAAAACTGCAGCTCAGTGACTGCACATCTCAatataaaaaaggcaaaataaaacccCACTGCATCACAAGCCAATGGTGAGAAAAGAGTCAATGTGCTGTAAGTTCTGAAGAAGAAACTAGAGATTTAGAAACAGCCTCAACATGAAGAGGACAGGGTAGGGGGTAATACACCACATTTGCGAGCATGGAGAATTTTTCTTTACAGCTGGAAAAGTGGAGGGAGTAAAGAATGACCTAACTTAAAGGAAAAGAATGGAAGAGACATAGATGAGAGTTTGAAACAGtctggaaaaagaaatgaacaaaaaagcaAGATGTGAGGTTTAAAATGAAACGTGCAACAAAAATCTGAACACTATATGAATTGTTTCCCATTTTGTGAGAGAAGCAAGACagagggaagaagagggaggattCTGTGTACATACATAATCATGCAGGGAAGCAGGAACTAACTACAAAAATATCTCCCTGTATGGACACATACCCATCGGTTTTTCTGGGCTAATCCCTGCTGCAGAAAGGTTGTGGTCATGCAGTATAGCAGGTGAAGAGGCCTGATTCTGGTCAGGGCCTCAAGACAGATGTATAAAACGTAAGGACATAAGATGTTGACAGAGAAGAGGAGCAAGCCCGTGACACATCTTCAGCACAGCACAAGTGGCTGCACAGACTTTTTAGGAAGTTGGTTCTTCTGGGAGACATGCACATTGTAGAATGAGAGGGGAAAACAGAGCATTACATACGGAGGTAGCTGTTGATAGGGCCTTCATTGATGACTAGGTCACAAGAAACAGTTTTGGTGCTTGTACTTAGGGTCTTTACCACAAGGGAATAATTGCCAAACTCTCCAAAATGATATTGAATCCTGCAAAGGATAAAGGAAACGAAACTTGCTGAGCCATCCCCACTATGTGCAGATACCGCAGCAGCATTTGGCGGGCTGTAAGCCTGAATGCCTGTAGGAAAGGCAAGCTGAAAACTTGGCCTGCATGATCTAGCAAggagctgcctggctctgcctttGCCAAGCATTACCCTCCCCTAAGCCAACACAGATGCTTTACCGCACGTGCGCTGCCTACCACATCACCTGTCTTCTTGGACTACAGACTCTGCAAGAGAAACCAGGTGCTTGCCCATGCTGGCTCCCTGCATACCACTTCAGTTCTTGCTTGTGCCTAGATCCTTCCAGCACAATTACGCCACAGTTACAGCAGCGGGGGGAAGACTGAACTCTAGGTCTAAACAGTCAGGAAAAAGTAGGCGATAAGCAGGCAATGAACAGGCGCACgacttcaagaaagaaaaaaatagaggatAGAGCTATCCAGGTGTTCCCTGGGGCTGGGCCACATACTTGCAGAGCTCTCTGTCACCCACAGAGCTGTTGAGCAGCAGGGTGAGCGGATGCTGGGTATCGACCATCACCGCCGCCGTGCCCGGATTCCTCAGGCTCCCGTTGCTTGGCGGGACAAACGCCAGGAACCGATACAAGCACTGTGGAAGAAGCGGGTGAAGGGAGCTAGTTAGTGCCCAAGGAGAGTGAAAGGGGGTCCTGCTTCGCGCAGCGACAAAGGAAAAGCCTGGGAAGGTGCCCAGGGGCTGGAGCGGCTCCCACTGCGGGGCCTCCCGGCGTGCCGCTCCAAGGTACAACCGAGACGGAGCAACCCAACGAAGCCACGGGGAGCCGCCAGAAAAGCCAAGCAGCCCGgccgagggccggggccgggctgtcAAAAGCGGAGGCCGGGGGTTGCCCGCCCCACACGCACACGGCGCAGACCCTCCGCGGCTCCCTCCGCTCACCTGGTGGCAGGAGCCGGAGAGGGCGGCGAGGCGGAGGCCCTGCGCGGGCAGCTCGTTGCGGACGAGCAGCAGGGCCTGGTCCATCCGCCCCGGggggcgccgcgccgccgccgcccccccgcggggcccGAGCCCGCTGCCCTCCGGCGGGCCCTGCCCGTGCGGCTGCGTCAGGCCGGGCGCCATCAGCAgggcgcccagcgccgccgccgccgccgccagccccgctaCCGCCGCCATGGCGCTGCGCTCCGCCCCGGGGCGGCGCCgtcaccgccgccgccgccaccgccctgCGCGGCCGGGAAGCGCGGCccgtcttcccccccccctccccgacccGCGGCTGCGGCGTTTTCCGGGGTCAAGCGGCGCGACGCGGGACGGCCGGCAGCGCGGGCCCTCCTGTTCACAACACCGGGAGGATGAAGGGCGAGGCGGGCGCCGCGGCTGAGGCCGCTGTGAGCACGCCCCGCCGCCACGCGTGGTCTTCCTCGTAGGCTGCCGTGGCTGCGAGGCAGCTGTGGAGCCTGCAATGAAAAAGCCCCACAGACGTTCATCCCCGGGCTGGGAAGAGGGTCCTGCTTAGCCTCCCTCAGTCACGGAGAATGCAGCAGGCACGGCCATGGAGAAGAAACCACACTTCGCTAGGAGGGAGTTTCCTCCCAGGGAGGTGTCGTCCCTCTCGTTGGGGTTACTGCTTGCGGCTGTCCTGATCCTTAATGCCCTTCTCTACCTGTACCTCAACAAGTTTTATGTCTCTTCGGGACGAGCCGAAACGGACCCTGGCCTCTGCCCTTTCGGGTACTTCAAACTGGGAGCAGTGAAGAATTGTTCCCCGTGGCTCTCCTGCGAAGCCATCAATAGGGAAGTCAGGAAACTCAAGTGTGTTGGTGAAGGCGCTGTGAAAAAGGTGAGTTTGGTTTCCCTTTGTTCTCTCCAGTGGATAAAGAGCTTTCACTGTTTGCTGGCTAATTAATGCCCATACTGCAGTTATAATTATCCTTGCAGCAGCTAATTACTATAGACATCCAGGGGCATATGGTAAGGTGCACAGAACTGGTATGAGAGCGTGACTGGAGCCCTGGGCCGCCTCCCTGACATCGAATGACATCAGCTACACAAGCGAAATCACGGAGATCAGTGAAGCGCTTGTGGAGCATGGTACAATCATGGCAGAGTAAGACTGGCTGGTTGGGTGGTATGAAATAGTTTAATTCATCTGCATTGCTCATTGCAAAGACAACTTAGGAAATCACGATGTAATTTTGCCATCGGTGAGGGCTTGCTGTGACAGGTACATGGCCCTACCTAAAggcttgactgtgcctgatgactgcaaTTTGCCGTTGTGATTAAGCAGTCGCTCAGAGGTCAGCAGCAGCTGGTAGCAGTTGGTGGAAGAAGGCTCTCCATGTGTCTTACATGTCTCTTGTGTGTTCTCAGGTCTTCCTTTCTGAGTGGAAGGAAAACAAAGTGGTCCTTTCACAGCTCATTAACTCTGAGCTGAAGGAGGACTTTCTCCATGGACTGAAGATGCTGAAAGCACTTCAAAGCAAGCACGTTGTCCGTCTGCTTGGCTACTGTGAGCAGCAGTTCACAATCCTCACCGAGTACCATCCTCTAGGCTCCCTGAGGGGCCTGAATGAAACTCTCCACATGCCCAAGTACAAGGGCATAAACACCTGGCATCGCAGGCTGATGCTTGCTATAGACTATGTGAGTGTCATTCGGTACCTGCACAGCAGCCCTCTGGGCACCTTAGTGATGTGCGACTCGAATGACCTGGACAAGGTCCTCTCTCAGTATCTCCTAACAAGTGACTTTCACATCCTGGTGAATGATTTGGACGCTTTGCCTCTTGTGAACAGGAGTGCTGGCAGGCTGGTGAAGTGTGGTCATCGGGAGCTCCGGGGCGAGTTTGTAGCTCCTGAGCAGCGTTGGCCGTATGGAGAAGAGGTGCCGTTTGAGGATGACCTCATGCCTCCCTATGATGAGAAAACAGACATCTGGAAAATCCCAGATGTCTCCAATTTTTTCTTGGGCCACGTTGAAGGAAGTGACATTGTGCGACTGCATTTGTTTGACATCCATGCAGCATGTAAGAAGGAGGACCCGGCTAAAAGGCCTTCTGCCCAAGAGGTTTTAGACACCTACAAGAAGGTTTTAACTCTGCTTATTCGGGAGGCAGCCATGCCTGGTACTAGGGAAATGTTATAGTGAATCATTAGACAAACAGCAGACTAAAGTTGACGTCCTTCCTATTTATTTAGCTTGCCTGAAGGGCATAATCTCTGTCCACAGAACTGAGAACAACTGAACTTGTAACTGttgatctaaaaaaaataaaatccacccACACTGGAGCTGTGCAAGCTTCTCATTGACATGTTTAATCTATCActggaagaggagggagagaaatgaaATCGTGTGGGTGCGGGGGGAAATTTGttccttaagaaagaaaacattttttttttttttcaacatttacaCAAAAACTCTcgtaaaaaaatatagaaaaagagtaaaaatattgGTCCACTTAAAGTGATTGGCAGATTACTGGAGAGCAGAGACAAAGGCATGTTCTCCACAAGCTTTGTGCTGATCCCTGTGGCTTTGGCCCATATCTTATCCATAAAACCCTCACCCACGTCCCCCTGGAGTAAAAGCAGTGGTCACTCTGAAAGGAGTACCCCAGTTCACTTCAGATTTTGGTGAACCCCAAGGCCAGAGCCCCAAGGGAAGTCTCTCTGTGCTGAATTGCGAATAGGTTGCTTTTGGAGCCATATGGCCATTGCTCTGTGGGCCCTGTATCCCACACCAGCAAGCATGTGGCCACTCTGTAAGCAAGCAGATGATGCAGATCCCGGACAAACAGCTTACAGATTCATGGTCTTGGTTTTCAAGCCTCTGCCCTGTGGTATTCTCAGATGGGCTCTTAGGAGATAAAGCTGTAAAACAGGAgtctcttgctttttttgtttgtttgttgttttttttttaatccacagcAATCCTAAGCTCTTTGGAAAAGAGCTGAAGCATACAATTTTTCATTCACTTATCCTTGCTGAGTGTAATCATGACTCGATGGAAGCAGGGAAAACAAGGAACTGAAAGAGAATGCCACTTCCTTCCACAGCCATGAGCATTAAACATGAGCTTTGGAAAATAAAAGCCCTATATTCAGAGCATACAACTCTCTTGGGTCTGAATTCAAGCATAAAGAGAGGCTGCTTTTTTGTTCAGTGTGTTTAGGATAAAGTTTTTGGTACCTACATGGATGTTACAGCCTGGTACCAACGGTGGGAGAGGAAGAATGGTGATCCCTTAATCCAGTAGTAGCCTCTGGTGGGATTGGAATATATTTGTTCTCTCAGGAATAGTATGAATGAGACACTTGGACTCTACCATTACGCACCTGAGGCCTTTGTTATGCGGACAAGGTCTTCGCATAAGACCTTGAAAGACCTAAGGGCCTGAGACAACTTCCCTGTTTTGACTTGAGATGTGATCTGTAAGCAGAGAAGTGCATGGTCCTTTCTGCTGAAGAGTTTGGTTCTGTTCCTTCCTCTTCAGCTAAACAAGCCGTGTTATGACTGCACTGAGAACATGCAGTCAGTTTGTATATATAATGTTCAAACAGATGTCTGTTCTATTGCTACCAAGATTTTATTATAAATGGGAAAACTTTCCTGCAAATGACTAAATTCATACCTGATTTCATACAATGCCAGCAGGGGTCCTTTAAAGGCTGCTCATTATGAGTTTCCTTTCCCTCTGGGCAGTCTCCATTTTCTTAAATTAGctgatttttgccatttttctctTGTGCAGTCCTTCCTGGCAGATTTCCTGCTCAGGTTGTCAGGAAGCAGAGCTCAGAAGTCAGGGTCTCCAAAAGAGAACAATGATTTTGgatgctttgtgtttgttttggacTTTGACTCAAAATACCTTAAAGAAGCCTGGGGAAAAAGAATGCGCTCCCTCTGTTGTAATTGCATCATCCAGCCCATGAACTCTtgagttgttattattattaggGTTAGAGTTCTGCAGTTCCAGCATGAATCCAGGATGTGCAACAGTTGAAAAAGCATCCTGTTACAGCTCCTCAAAGCCAGGGATCAAGCTTTGAAGGGCCAAGAGTCAAATCTTTTGCATTGTGCCCCCAGCAATAACTTGTTACTTCTTGTTAGCCATCATGtatacttgaaagaaaaatcagcatctgATGGCTGTGAAGTAAACATACCATGCGTTTTTTATGAGAATAGCAAGGACGGACAAGAAGAATCTGACAAACTTCTTATGCTGGTCTCCCTTGGTTAAGACAAGGTTCTGCTTGGATTCTTGCTCTGGTGTGTACTGTGACACCTTGCAAACAGCCATATTATTTTCACAGGGTGAAGAACAAATGAGAGCAAATTCTggttctgaataatttttttgccATGGAGATGTCTCTCTGTTCTTGGATGAAATAGTtacagtttttttaaagaaaaggtgtATTCCTAAACATTCACCCTGAGCACTGGGTCCTTCGCATGTCTCTTCCCCATTCCCTTTCCTTCGGCTTGTGTGTTGTCCAGAGTgtatttcagcaggaaaaaattacatttgttctgAACACAGCATTATGGACCTTCAAAGTTTCTTTTTTGGGATGAAGAAAACGCTAGATGGCAGCATGAAGGTCAGCTTAGTAGTTGCAGTCTCATGCCCAAACATAGCCAGGATACAGCCTTGGAG of the Athene noctua chromosome 4, bAthNoc1.hap1.1, whole genome shotgun sequence genome contains:
- the POMK gene encoding protein O-mannose kinase translates to MEKKPHFARREFPPREVSSLSLGLLLAAVLILNALLYLYLNKFYVSSGRAETDPGLCPFGYFKLGAVKNCSPWLSCEAINREVRKLKCVGEGAVKKVFLSEWKENKVVLSQLINSELKEDFLHGLKMLKALQSKHVVRLLGYCEQQFTILTEYHPLGSLRGLNETLHMPKYKGINTWHRRLMLAIDYVSVIRYLHSSPLGTLVMCDSNDLDKVLSQYLLTSDFHILVNDLDALPLVNRSAGRLVKCGHRELRGEFVAPEQRWPYGEEVPFEDDLMPPYDEKTDIWKIPDVSNFFLGHVEGSDIVRLHLFDIHAACKKEDPAKRPSAQEVLDTYKKVLTLLIREAAMPGTREML